One Amorphoplanes digitatis genomic window carries:
- a CDS encoding exonuclease SbcCD subunit D, producing the protein MRILHTSDWHVGKVLKGRSRHEEHIRVLGQVVEIAREERPDLVIIAGDLYDTAAPSPDAVRVVTRALSALRQTGAEIVAIGGNHDNGQALDALRPWADAAGITLRGSVRDKPDDLIITGTTAGGERWRLAALPFLSQRFAIRAVEMYELTAAEASQTYADHIARLIARLAEDFAEPGVVNLLTAHLTVVGASTGGGEREAHTVMGYAVPATVFPPGAHYVALGHLHRSQQVIGPCPVRYSGSPLAVDFGEEENVSSVAIVEVSADKAAKVRDVPVTSAKTLRTVRGSLEQLATVNLPDAWLRVFVRETPRVGLREDVQELLPHALEVRIDPDMVPDRAGERMAQRAGRSPRQLFGDYLDSRGNAEDGVRELFDELYDEVSSA; encoded by the coding sequence ATGCGCATCCTGCACACGTCCGACTGGCACGTCGGCAAGGTTCTCAAGGGCCGGAGCCGGCACGAGGAACACATCCGGGTGCTCGGCCAGGTCGTGGAGATCGCCCGCGAGGAGCGGCCCGACCTGGTCATCATCGCCGGCGACCTCTACGACACCGCGGCGCCGTCGCCCGACGCCGTTCGGGTCGTCACCCGGGCGCTGTCGGCGCTGCGGCAGACCGGCGCCGAGATCGTCGCGATCGGCGGCAACCACGACAACGGCCAGGCCCTGGACGCGCTGCGGCCCTGGGCCGACGCGGCCGGCATCACGCTGCGCGGCTCGGTGCGGGACAAGCCCGACGACCTGATCATCACCGGGACGACCGCCGGCGGCGAGCGGTGGCGGCTGGCCGCCCTGCCTTTCCTCTCCCAGCGGTTCGCGATCCGCGCCGTCGAGATGTACGAGTTGACCGCGGCCGAGGCGAGCCAGACCTACGCCGACCACATCGCCCGGCTGATCGCCCGGCTCGCCGAGGACTTCGCCGAGCCGGGGGTGGTCAACCTGCTGACCGCGCACCTCACGGTCGTCGGCGCCAGCACGGGCGGCGGCGAGCGCGAGGCGCACACGGTGATGGGATACGCGGTGCCGGCCACCGTCTTCCCGCCCGGCGCGCACTACGTGGCGCTCGGCCACCTGCACCGTTCCCAGCAGGTCATCGGCCCCTGCCCGGTGCGCTACAGCGGCAGCCCGCTCGCCGTCGACTTCGGCGAGGAGGAGAACGTCAGCTCCGTGGCGATCGTCGAGGTCTCGGCGGACAAGGCGGCGAAGGTCCGCGACGTGCCGGTGACCTCGGCGAAGACGCTGCGCACGGTGCGCGGCTCGCTGGAACAGCTCGCGACGGTGAATCTGCCGGACGCCTGGCTGCGGGTGTTCGTCCGGGAGACGCCGCGGGTCGGCCTGCGCGAGGACGTGCAGGAGCTGCTGCCGCACGCGCTCGAGGTGCGCATCGACCCCGACATGGTGCCCGACCGGGCCGGCGAGCGGATGGCGCAGCGCGCGGGCCGCTCGCCGCGCCAGCTCTTCGGCGACTACCTGGACAGCCGCGGCAACGCCGAGGACGGCGTCCGCGAACTCTTCGACGAGCTCTACGACGAGGTGAGCAGCGCGTGA
- a CDS encoding anti-sigma factor family protein translates to MTQEQHFDVAAYALGVLDDRDAARFEDHLIDCATCAIELESMLPVVDILSDVDADALVATEQSRRDGLMLKKMIVEVKQERRRANSRRLYSLAAAVVVFAMLSIGALFAGGQWLAPDPSSPSPQSQRSSKQLDPLPLAEGGVGIGGTELPGERLGGTDARSGVRADVGLEPKDWGTQVSFAVSNIKGPLTCRLVAVRTDGSSEVLSTWQVGDKGWGTAAQPAPLLLQAATALPRDDIAHLQIQSIDDKGATETLVRVP, encoded by the coding sequence ATGACACAGGAACAACACTTCGACGTGGCGGCGTACGCGCTGGGCGTGCTCGACGACCGGGACGCCGCGCGCTTCGAGGACCACCTGATCGACTGCGCGACCTGCGCGATCGAGCTCGAGTCGATGCTGCCGGTCGTCGACATCCTCTCGGACGTCGACGCCGACGCGCTTGTCGCCACCGAGCAGTCGCGCCGCGACGGCCTGATGCTCAAGAAGATGATCGTCGAGGTCAAGCAGGAGCGGCGGCGGGCGAACAGCCGGCGGCTCTACTCCCTGGCCGCCGCGGTCGTGGTCTTCGCCATGCTGTCGATCGGCGCGCTGTTCGCCGGCGGCCAGTGGCTGGCGCCGGACCCGTCCTCCCCGTCGCCCCAGTCGCAGCGCTCCAGCAAGCAGCTGGATCCGCTGCCGCTGGCCGAGGGCGGCGTGGGCATCGGCGGCACCGAACTGCCCGGCGAGCGGCTCGGCGGCACCGACGCCCGGTCCGGCGTCCGCGCCGACGTGGGGCTGGAGCCCAAGGACTGGGGCACCCAGGTCTCCTTCGCGGTCTCCAACATCAAGGGCCCGCTGACCTGCCGGCTGGTGGCGGTCCGCACCGACGGCTCGTCCGAGGTCCTGTCGACCTGGCAGGTCGGCGACAAGGGCTGGGGCACGGCCGCCCAGCCGGCGCCGCTGCTGCTCCAGGCCGCCACGGCCCTGCCGCGCGACGACATCGCCCACCTCCAGATCCAGTCGATCGACGACAAGGGCGCGACCGAGACCCTGGTCCGCGTTCCCTGA
- a CDS encoding ATP-binding protein — MIGVSDEPAEVSEPVGRVLGTADATPLQFWTAVTPGSYLQLDDVVVTRRELPDREPITIAGVVTQVRARHEGAQFDSDVFAIAEGTLPALVQEAAEITTTRVDPELYVPPAPGAVVHRASGAARDAALHFDRMERRVPMGTGRDGVPVFLNADFLDGTRGAHVSISGISGVATKTSFATFLLYSVFRSGQLGGDAVNARALIFNVKGEDLLFLDHPNTKLDDATTAAYAKLGLPATPFPDVRVYAPPRAGDSSGAPDVQSRLTGVDSFYWTLEEFCANRLLPYVFADADDERQQYTMVVHSVTAHLARHALPAEGGISIDGRRLSSYGDLVDHVVDQLTDDETRSMWAGSAVNMGTVNAFARRLIGSKRDLARLIRGDLASRRPHQIKTAESAQVTVVDLHNLPDRAQRFVVGVTLKTEFDDKEKSGTGRPLLFVVLDELNKYAPREGSSPIKEVLLDIAERGRSLGVILIGAQQTASEVERRIVTNSAIRVVGRLDPAEASRPEYGFLPPAMRQRALLARPGTMFVNQPDIPVPLCVEFPFPAWATRKSESGPPPAGTMRSIVQGVDPFAVVGGRGGSSDDDIPF, encoded by the coding sequence ATGATCGGCGTGTCTGACGAACCAGCCGAAGTGAGCGAACCGGTCGGGCGTGTCCTCGGCACCGCCGATGCCACCCCGTTGCAGTTCTGGACGGCGGTCACGCCGGGCAGTTACCTACAGCTCGACGACGTGGTGGTGACCCGGCGCGAGCTGCCCGACCGCGAGCCGATCACGATCGCCGGCGTCGTCACGCAGGTGCGTGCGCGCCACGAGGGCGCCCAGTTCGACTCCGACGTCTTCGCCATCGCCGAGGGCACCCTGCCCGCCCTCGTGCAGGAGGCCGCGGAGATCACCACCACCCGCGTCGACCCGGAGCTCTACGTGCCGCCGGCGCCGGGCGCGGTGGTGCACCGGGCCTCCGGCGCCGCCCGCGACGCGGCCCTGCACTTCGACCGGATGGAGCGCCGGGTCCCGATGGGCACCGGCCGCGACGGCGTGCCGGTCTTCCTCAACGCCGACTTCCTCGACGGCACCCGCGGCGCGCACGTCTCGATCTCCGGCATCTCCGGCGTCGCGACCAAGACCAGCTTCGCCACCTTCCTGCTCTACTCGGTCTTCCGCTCCGGGCAGCTGGGCGGCGACGCGGTCAACGCCCGCGCGCTGATCTTCAACGTCAAGGGCGAGGACCTGCTCTTCCTCGACCACCCCAACACCAAGCTCGACGACGCGACAACGGCGGCCTACGCCAAGCTCGGCCTGCCGGCGACCCCGTTCCCGGACGTCCGGGTCTACGCGCCGCCGCGTGCCGGCGACTCCTCCGGCGCGCCCGACGTGCAGAGCCGGCTCACCGGGGTGGACAGCTTCTACTGGACCCTCGAGGAGTTCTGCGCCAATCGCCTGCTGCCCTACGTCTTCGCCGACGCCGACGACGAGCGGCAGCAATACACGATGGTCGTGCACTCGGTGACCGCACACCTGGCCCGGCACGCGCTGCCCGCCGAGGGCGGCATCAGCATCGACGGCCGGCGCCTGTCGTCGTACGGCGACCTGGTCGACCACGTCGTCGACCAGCTCACCGACGACGAGACCCGCTCGATGTGGGCCGGCAGCGCGGTCAACATGGGCACGGTCAACGCGTTCGCCCGGCGGCTGATCGGCAGCAAGCGGGACCTGGCCCGGCTCATCCGCGGCGACCTGGCGAGCCGGCGACCGCACCAGATCAAGACCGCGGAGAGCGCGCAGGTCACGGTCGTCGACCTGCACAACCTGCCGGACCGCGCGCAGCGCTTCGTGGTCGGCGTGACGCTCAAGACGGAGTTCGACGACAAGGAGAAGTCGGGCACCGGCCGCCCCCTGCTCTTCGTGGTCCTCGACGAGCTCAACAAGTACGCGCCCCGCGAGGGCTCGTCGCCGATCAAGGAGGTGCTGCTCGACATCGCCGAGCGTGGCCGCTCCCTCGGGGTGATCCTGATCGGCGCACAGCAGACGGCGAGCGAGGTCGAGCGCCGCATCGTGACGAACTCCGCGATCCGCGTGGTCGGCCGCCTTGACCCGGCGGAGGCCTCCCGCCCGGAGTACGGCTTCCTCCCACCGGCCATGCGCCAGCGCGCGCTGCTGGCCCGGCCCGGCACGATGTTCGTCAACCAGCCGGACATCCCGGTCCCGCTCTGCGTCGAGTTCCCCTTCCCGGCCTGGGCCACCCGCAAGTCCGAGTCGGGACCCCCGCCGGCGGGCACGATGCGCTCGATCGTGCAGGGCGTCGACCCGTTCGCGGTGGTCGGCGGCCGGGGCGGTTCCTCCGACGACGACATCCCGTTCTGA
- a CDS encoding COG4315 family predicted lipoprotein, giving the protein MVVGAAIAAAFAVTGCAPAGVDNASDYGAQPAANAVDVAASPSPGAEVEGDEAAAAGDAPELSDDETTGELKATKVKRMGETVQNEDGFVLYRFDDDKVKPEVVSNCNGDCAKVWPPAVVNKGEKPKLQGVDAADVGTVTREDGTLQLTIDKWPVYTYIGDKKPGQWKGQNVGQKWFVITPEGKKNLTCLPAPSKAVAPPAEGDEADSSGDAGSDSAGSDYSY; this is encoded by the coding sequence ATGGTCGTCGGCGCCGCTATCGCGGCGGCGTTCGCCGTGACCGGTTGCGCCCCGGCGGGAGTCGACAACGCGAGTGACTACGGCGCCCAGCCGGCCGCGAACGCCGTCGATGTTGCCGCCAGTCCCTCGCCCGGCGCCGAGGTCGAGGGTGACGAGGCCGCCGCGGCCGGCGACGCCCCCGAGCTGAGCGACGACGAGACCACCGGCGAGCTCAAGGCCACAAAGGTCAAGCGGATGGGCGAGACGGTACAGAACGAGGACGGCTTCGTCCTCTACCGCTTCGACGACGACAAGGTCAAGCCCGAGGTCGTCTCCAACTGCAACGGCGACTGCGCCAAGGTCTGGCCGCCCGCGGTGGTCAACAAGGGTGAGAAGCCGAAGCTTCAGGGCGTGGACGCCGCCGACGTCGGCACCGTGACCCGTGAGGACGGCACGCTCCAGCTGACGATCGACAAGTGGCCGGTCTACACCTACATCGGCGACAAGAAGCCGGGGCAGTGGAAGGGCCAGAACGTCGGGCAGAAGTGGTTCGTCATCACCCCCGAAGGCAAGAAGAACCTGACCTGCCTCCCGGCGCCGTCCAAGGCCGTCGCTCCCCCCGCGGAGGGCGATGAGGCCGACTCCAGCGGTGACGCCGGCAGCGACAGCGCCGGTTCGGACTACAGCTACTGA
- a CDS encoding sigma-70 family RNA polymerase sigma factor — translation MHALVMERPTADRVCAMTQQRSGGGWQALDGGRGADNDDAVIPRQARHGATSEAASHEDTLVRMLYEEHAGPLLMFVLRLTGGDRQRAEDIVQETLLRAWRNAHRLGAQGQQSLRPWLVTVARRIAIDDHRSVSARPPETYDRELESFPSTADDTDRVLQLMTVTDALRTLSQSHREILVETYFRGKTVPEAAEVLGLPLGTAKSRVYYALRALRTALQQRGVTE, via the coding sequence ATGCATGCGTTGGTCATGGAGCGGCCCACGGCGGACAGGGTGTGCGCGATGACGCAGCAGCGGTCCGGCGGTGGGTGGCAGGCTCTCGACGGAGGCCGTGGTGCGGATAATGATGATGCCGTGATTCCACGACAGGCCCGGCACGGCGCGACATCGGAGGCGGCGAGCCACGAGGACACGCTCGTCCGGATGCTCTACGAGGAGCATGCGGGCCCACTGCTGATGTTCGTGCTCCGGCTCACCGGCGGCGACCGCCAGCGGGCCGAGGACATCGTCCAGGAGACGCTCCTGCGGGCCTGGCGCAATGCGCACCGGCTCGGCGCGCAGGGCCAGCAGTCGCTGCGCCCCTGGCTCGTCACCGTCGCCCGCCGGATCGCCATCGACGATCACCGCAGCGTCAGCGCGCGGCCGCCGGAGACCTATGACCGGGAGCTGGAGAGCTTCCCGAGCACGGCCGACGACACCGACCGCGTGTTGCAGCTCATGACCGTCACCGATGCGCTGCGTACGCTCAGCCAGTCACACCGTGAGATCCTGGTGGAGACGTATTTCCGCGGCAAGACCGTCCCGGAGGCGGCCGAGGTTCTCGGCCTCCCCCTGGGCACAGCCAAGTCTCGCGTGTATTACGCCCTGCGGGCCCTGCGTACGGCTCTGCAGCAGCGGGGGGTGACGGAATGA
- a CDS encoding AAA family ATPase translates to MRPLRLDLAGFTVFRDETTVDFTDADYFALVGPTGSGKSTVLDGICFALYGTVPRWGGSRGIVNALAPSANEARVRLVFESAGSRYVATRVVRRDGRGNVKTAGAGLQLMPPGFDVTRLDTGMSLEDLGDVLAGTPAEMDAAIVEAVGLPYEQFTSCVVLPQGQFADFLHAKPATRQQILVNLLGLHVYEEVQAKASTRAGRAEARLAAVDQMLAGLADADDEAVAAAEARLTAMRELTLAVERAVPQLSAVRDREAELAAIRDAIAGELAALTRVKVPAGSTKVAEAAAAARARAAEAADGVHAAEEREEKVRGELAAAGDAGSLGLLLDRHVELDRLIGQAEWFAGEASVAEVEYKDAVAAADLARAAHNGAEQLLEQARLDYAEAQTLDRAAALRAVLAPGDDCPVCAQPVAEVPPTPEGSAVQTAERTGKAARAAADVASTAFRQRDAVARELERGLDRKRAQLEQHRSRLNEVRAALADSPGVEALRRRLAELTGLQRKLDEAGAAVRSAREVQRHATAAVTAAEEQQRAAWRTFDTMRDGVARFSPPPADREDLAAAWSALAGWARDSARQREQARAEAVAAVEAAHAETQRARAAVVELFTGGGLSAPAGGADADLIRAAAVAAERAGAAWQRLVERREQAREFVEQRAALLREGRVAKALAGHLRANNFERWLLEEALDLLVDGASRILRELTGGQYDLMHDKGEFFVVDHHDAGLRRGVRTLSGGETFQTSLALALALSEQLAGMSTTAASLESIVLDEGFGTLDAATLDVVAATLENLAARGDRMVGVVTHVNALADRVPVRFEVHKDARTAYVERVGL, encoded by the coding sequence GTGAGGCCCCTGCGGCTTGATCTGGCCGGGTTCACGGTGTTCCGGGACGAGACCACTGTCGATTTCACCGACGCGGACTACTTCGCGCTGGTCGGGCCGACCGGCTCCGGCAAGTCCACCGTGCTCGACGGCATCTGCTTCGCCCTCTACGGCACGGTGCCGCGCTGGGGCGGCAGCCGGGGCATCGTCAACGCGCTCGCCCCTTCGGCCAACGAGGCCCGGGTGCGGCTCGTCTTCGAGTCCGCCGGCTCGCGCTACGTCGCGACCCGGGTGGTGCGCCGCGACGGCCGGGGCAACGTCAAGACCGCCGGCGCGGGGCTCCAGCTCATGCCGCCCGGCTTCGACGTCACCCGGCTCGACACCGGGATGAGCCTCGAGGACCTCGGCGACGTGCTCGCCGGGACGCCGGCCGAGATGGACGCCGCGATCGTCGAGGCGGTCGGGCTGCCCTACGAGCAGTTCACCAGCTGCGTGGTGCTGCCGCAGGGCCAGTTCGCCGACTTCCTGCACGCCAAGCCGGCCACCCGCCAGCAGATCCTGGTCAACCTGCTCGGCCTGCACGTCTACGAGGAGGTGCAGGCCAAGGCGTCGACCCGGGCCGGCCGGGCCGAGGCCCGGCTCGCCGCCGTCGACCAGATGCTCGCCGGGCTCGCCGACGCCGACGACGAGGCGGTCGCGGCCGCCGAGGCGCGCCTGACCGCGATGCGCGAGCTCACCCTCGCCGTCGAGCGCGCCGTGCCGCAGCTCAGTGCGGTCCGCGACCGCGAGGCCGAGCTGGCCGCCATCCGCGACGCGATCGCCGGCGAGCTGGCCGCGCTCACCCGGGTGAAGGTCCCGGCCGGCAGCACGAAGGTCGCCGAGGCCGCGGCCGCCGCCCGCGCCCGCGCCGCCGAGGCGGCCGACGGCGTGCACGCCGCGGAGGAGCGCGAGGAGAAGGTGCGCGGCGAGCTGGCGGCCGCCGGCGACGCGGGCTCGCTGGGCCTGCTGCTGGACCGCCACGTCGAGCTCGACCGGCTGATCGGGCAGGCCGAGTGGTTCGCGGGCGAGGCGTCGGTCGCCGAGGTCGAATACAAGGACGCGGTCGCCGCCGCCGACCTGGCGCGCGCCGCGCACAACGGCGCCGAGCAGCTGCTGGAGCAGGCGCGGCTCGACTACGCCGAGGCGCAGACGCTGGACCGGGCCGCGGCGCTGCGCGCGGTGCTGGCGCCGGGCGACGACTGCCCGGTCTGCGCCCAGCCGGTCGCCGAGGTGCCGCCGACGCCCGAGGGCTCCGCCGTGCAGACGGCGGAGCGGACGGGCAAGGCGGCCCGGGCGGCCGCGGACGTCGCCTCGACGGCGTTCCGCCAGCGCGACGCCGTGGCGCGCGAGCTCGAGCGTGGCCTCGACCGCAAGCGGGCCCAGCTCGAGCAGCACCGGTCCCGGCTGAACGAGGTGCGGGCCGCCCTGGCCGACTCGCCGGGCGTGGAGGCGCTGCGGCGCCGGCTCGCGGAGCTGACCGGGTTGCAGCGCAAGCTGGACGAGGCCGGTGCGGCCGTCCGCTCGGCCCGGGAGGTCCAGCGCCACGCGACCGCGGCGGTCACCGCCGCCGAGGAGCAGCAGCGGGCCGCCTGGCGCACGTTCGACACGATGCGCGACGGGGTGGCCCGGTTCTCGCCGCCGCCGGCCGACCGGGAGGACCTCGCCGCGGCCTGGTCGGCGCTGGCCGGGTGGGCCCGGGACTCGGCGCGGCAGCGCGAGCAGGCCCGCGCCGAGGCGGTCGCCGCCGTCGAGGCGGCGCACGCCGAGACACAGCGGGCCAGGGCCGCCGTGGTGGAGCTCTTCACCGGCGGCGGGCTGAGCGCGCCGGCCGGCGGCGCCGACGCGGACCTGATCCGGGCCGCCGCGGTGGCCGCCGAGCGGGCCGGCGCGGCCTGGCAGCGGCTGGTCGAGCGGCGGGAGCAGGCCCGCGAGTTCGTCGAGCAGCGGGCCGCACTGCTGCGGGAGGGCCGGGTCGCCAAGGCCCTCGCCGGGCACCTGCGGGCCAACAACTTCGAGCGATGGCTGCTCGAGGAGGCGCTCGATCTGCTTGTCGACGGCGCGTCGCGGATCCTGCGCGAGCTGACCGGAGGACAGTACGACCTGATGCACGACAAGGGTGAGTTCTTCGTCGTCGATCACCACGACGCGGGTCTGCGCCGCGGCGTGCGGACGCTGTCCGGCGGGGAGACGTTCCAGACCTCGCTGGCGCTGGCGCTCGCCCTCTCCGAGCAGCTCGCCGGGATGTCGACCACGGCGGCGAGCCTGGAGTCGATCGTGCTGGACGAGGGGTTCGGCACCCTCGACGCGGCGACGCTGGACGTGGTGGCGGCGACCCTGGAGAACCTCGCCGCCCGCGGCGACCGGATGGTCGGCGTGGTGACACACGTCAACGCGCTCGCCGACCGGGTGCCGGTCCGCTTCGAGGTGCACAAGGACGCCCGGACGGCCTATGTGGAGAGGGTTGGTCTGTGA